A stretch of the Argentina anserina chromosome 6, drPotAnse1.1, whole genome shotgun sequence genome encodes the following:
- the LOC126798579 gene encoding LOW QUALITY PROTEIN: uncharacterized protein LOC126798579 (The sequence of the model RefSeq protein was modified relative to this genomic sequence to represent the inferred CDS: substituted 1 base at 1 genomic stop codon), with protein MNKMTESGSSFLFWFSFLCLLHYLPVNSAKSLPPRFPSSLITPEEKVSLSARHNQLYRTKYFTQILDHFNYYPKSYESFQQRYLINDTFWGGAKSNAPIFVYTGNEGNIEWFAQNTGFLYETAPHFKALIIFIEHRFYGKSIPFGGKKDVAYSNSTTLGYLSSTQALADYASLIIDLKKNLTATDSPVVVFGGSYGGMLAAWFRLKYPHVTIGALASSSPILNFENITSPYSFNNIVTGDFRSESESCYKVIKGSWQQIEDTGNQPGGLELLRKSFKICKNDFRSGDLEGWLGTAYIYTAMTDYPTPSNFLSPMPAYPVKQKMXFYWRAIDDPTTGNDTFAKLYGAVTVYYNYTGTAKCFDPTDNSDPHDLGGWQWQACTEMIMPTSGNNEESIFPPSEWQYKYRVSSCERAFGIEPRPNWITTEFGGHDIKRVFRKYGSNIIFFNGLRDPWSGGGVLNNISKSIVAIVAKEGAHHVDLRFKTSEDPEWLKDVRKKEIRIIANWMSEYYHDLADDQPS; from the exons ATGAACAAGATGACAGAATCCGGGTCCTCATTTCTTTTCTGGTTCTCCTTCCTCTGTTTGCTTCATTATCTTCCTGTCAACTCTGCCAAATCCCTACCTCCTAGATTCCCATCTTCATTGATAACCCCAGAAGAGAAGGTATCACTTTCTGCTCGTCATAACCAACTTTACAGAACCAAATACTTCACCCAAATCCTCGATCATTTCAATTACTATCCCAAAAGCTACGAGTCTTTCCAGCAGAGGTATTTGATAAATGATACGTTCTGGGGAGGCGCCAAGAGCAATGCTCCGATCTTTGTCTACACTGGGAATGAAGGAAACATAGAATGGTTTGCGCAGAACACTGGTTTTCTATACGAGACAGCTCCTCATTTCAAAGCCCTCATCATTTTCATTGAG CATAGGTTTTATGGGAAGTCTATACCTTTTGGGGGCAAGAAAGATGTGGCTTACAGCAATTCAACTACACTTGGATATCTAAGCTCCACACAGGCCTTGGCGGATTATGCTTCCTTAATTATTGACTTGAAGAAAAACTTGACAGCAACGGACTCACCTGTAGTGGTCTTTGGAGGTTCCTATGGAGGAA TGCTAGCAGCATGGTTTAGGTTGAAGTATCCCCATGTTACGATCGGAGCTTTGGCATCATCTTCTCCAATCCTAAATTTTGAGAACATTACATCTCCATATAGCTTCAACAATATAGTCACTGGAGACTTTAgg AGCGAGAGTGAGAGTTGTTACAAAGTGATCAAAGGATCGTGGCAACAGATCGAAGACACCGGAAACCAACCTGGAGGGCTTGAGTTACTCCGAAAATCGTTCAAAATATGCAA GAATGATTTTAGATCAGGTGATCTTGAAGGTTGGCTTGGAACCGCGTATATTTACACAGCAATGACAGATTATCCTACTCCCTCAAATTTCTTAAGTCCCATGCCAGCATATCCAGTGAAACAG AAAATGTAATTTTATTGGCGGGCAATAGATGATCCAACGACAGGAAATGATACATTTGCGAAGTTATATGGTGCAGTTACTGTTTACTATAATTACACTGGGACTGCTAAGTGTTTTGATCCTACTGATAACTCAGATCCTCACGACCTTGGAGGATGGCAATGGCAG GCGTGTACGGAAATGATAATGCCAACAAGTGGTAACAATGAAGAGAGCATATTCCCACCTTCTGAGTGGCAATACAAATATCGAGTCTCTTCTTGCGAAAGGGCTTTTGGCATAGAACCCAGGCCTAATTGGATCACCACCGAGTTCGGCGGCCAT GATATCAAGAGGGTATTCAGAAAATACGGGAGCAACATCATCTTCTTTAATGGCTTAAGAGACCCTTGGAGTGGTGGAGG GGTGCTGAACAATATTTCCAAGAGCATAGTAGCAATTGTTGCAAAAGAAG GTGCTCACCATGTTGACCTGAGGTtcaaaacaagtgaagatcCAGAATGGCTTAAAGATGTGAGGAAGAAAGAGATCAGGATCATCGCAAATTGGATGTCAGAATACTATCACGACCTTGCTGATGACCAACCATCGTAA